A genomic window from Candidatus Neomarinimicrobiota bacterium includes:
- a CDS encoding prolyl oligopeptidase family serine peptidase: protein YWEPLKWVAKLRSIKTGNNILYLHANMDAGHGGKSGRFRRYREVALEYAFMLELAKNEK, encoded by the coding sequence GTACTGGGAGCCGTTGAAGTGGGTGGCAAAGCTGAGATCCATCAAGACTGGGAATAACATACTGTATCTCCATGCCAATATGGATGCGGGACACGGGGGGAAATCGGGACGCTTTCGCCGTTACCGGGAAGTAGCGCTGGAGTACGCCTTCATGCTCGAACTGGCGAAAAATGAGAAGTAG